The Aminivibrio pyruvatiphilus genome window below encodes:
- a CDS encoding BMP family ABC transporter substrate-binding protein: MKRFSVLLALAVGFIFCSAAFAAFPPVPVEKINPGFIYIGPIGDGGYTFMHDKGRLFMEEAFPGLKSTYVESVPEGPDAARVMETLVRNGSKVVFANSFGHMDFVLEVAKKYPEIIFMHCSGYKVAENVGTYFGRMYQARYLSGLVAGSMTKKNVIGYVAAYPIPEVIRGINAFTLGVRKANPNAEVRVIWIFSWLDPGKEKEAAKALIDAGADVLGMHADTGAAPQAAEEAGIYVVGYNNDMSNYAPTKHLTAPIWNWGIVYRDTIRQVVEGTWKSEQVWIGLKEGMVDLAPFGKDVPDSVKKLVEDEKAKILAGGWDVFHGPVKDQGGVVKVPGGTAMTDAEMLSMNWFVEGVKGDIPK, encoded by the coding sequence GTGAAGAGATTTTCTGTGCTTCTCGCTCTCGCGGTCGGTTTCATTTTCTGCAGCGCGGCATTTGCCGCCTTTCCGCCGGTCCCGGTGGAAAAAATCAATCCCGGTTTCATCTACATAGGCCCCATCGGCGACGGCGGATACACCTTCATGCACGACAAGGGAAGGCTCTTCATGGAAGAGGCGTTCCCCGGCCTGAAATCAACCTACGTGGAATCAGTTCCGGAAGGCCCCGATGCAGCGAGGGTCATGGAGACCCTTGTGCGGAACGGATCGAAGGTGGTGTTCGCCAACTCTTTCGGCCACATGGATTTCGTCCTTGAAGTGGCAAAGAAGTACCCCGAGATCATTTTCATGCACTGCTCCGGATACAAGGTTGCCGAGAACGTCGGAACCTACTTCGGAAGGATGTACCAGGCGCGGTATCTCTCCGGGCTCGTGGCGGGGAGCATGACGAAGAAGAACGTCATCGGCTACGTGGCAGCCTACCCCATCCCCGAAGTCATCCGCGGCATCAACGCCTTCACCCTCGGCGTGAGGAAGGCCAACCCCAACGCGGAAGTCCGGGTCATCTGGATCTTCTCCTGGCTCGATCCCGGCAAGGAAAAGGAAGCCGCAAAGGCCCTCATTGACGCAGGGGCAGACGTTCTGGGCATGCATGCCGATACGGGTGCAGCACCTCAGGCCGCCGAAGAAGCCGGAATCTACGTGGTCGGATACAACAACGACATGAGCAACTACGCTCCCACGAAACACCTCACCGCACCCATCTGGAACTGGGGCATCGTCTACAGGGACACCATCCGGCAGGTCGTGGAAGGAACATGGAAGTCCGAGCAGGTCTGGATCGGACTGAAGGAAGGCATGGTCGACCTGGCACCCTTCGGCAAGGATGTGCCTGACTCCGTAAAGAAGCTCGTGGAAGACGAGAAGGCCAAGATCCTGGCCGGCGGCTGGGACGTGTTCCACGGCCCGGTGAAGGACCAGGGCGGCGTTGTGAAGGTTCCCGGGGGAACCGCCATGACTGATGCCGAAATGCTCTCCATGAACTGGTTCGTCGAGGGCGTGAAGGGAGATATACCCAAATAG
- a CDS encoding TRAP transporter substrate-binding protein, whose protein sequence is MKRIAAVLSVVFLLLVLAASSAPAADIKLAHVVNENDAFHVCALKFKELVEAGSKGELTVTIYPNAKLGDERNLLESMRMGVVDSAIITGGPIINFMPRFGVFDLPFLFTTPEQAYKVLDGEIGRGMLADMEALGWKGLAYGERGFRNLTNSKKPVNVPEDMKGLKIRLMQNPVYVDSFKALGANAVPMAWTEALTALQQGTIDGQENPLNVIVAFNLFESQKHLALTRHAYAPNVIMMSMRTWNKLSPEHQKLVQESAQAAAEHNRAYDNEKEAEWLQFLKDKGMEVTEPDLSLFREAVKPVYEKYEEQFGKDLVEAILAVK, encoded by the coding sequence ATGAAAAGAATCGCAGCGGTTTTATCGGTAGTTTTTCTTCTTCTGGTTCTTGCGGCTTCGTCCGCGCCGGCGGCCGACATCAAGCTGGCCCACGTGGTGAACGAAAACGACGCGTTCCATGTCTGCGCCCTCAAGTTCAAGGAGCTTGTAGAGGCCGGCAGCAAGGGTGAGCTGACGGTCACCATCTACCCCAACGCGAAGCTCGGCGACGAGAGAAACCTTCTCGAAAGCATGCGTATGGGCGTGGTGGACTCGGCGATCATCACCGGCGGGCCCATCATCAACTTCATGCCCAGGTTCGGCGTGTTTGACCTTCCTTTCCTTTTCACCACTCCGGAGCAGGCCTACAAGGTTCTGGACGGAGAAATCGGCAGGGGAATGCTCGCCGATATGGAAGCTCTCGGCTGGAAGGGCCTCGCCTACGGAGAGAGGGGCTTCCGCAACCTCACCAACAGCAAGAAGCCGGTCAACGTTCCTGAAGACATGAAGGGCCTGAAGATCAGGCTCATGCAGAACCCCGTGTACGTGGACTCCTTCAAGGCCCTCGGGGCGAACGCCGTTCCCATGGCCTGGACCGAGGCCCTCACCGCCCTCCAGCAGGGGACCATCGACGGACAGGAGAACCCCCTGAACGTTATCGTGGCCTTCAACCTCTTCGAGTCCCAGAAGCACCTTGCCCTGACGCGGCATGCCTATGCGCCCAACGTGATCATGATGAGCATGCGCACCTGGAACAAGCTTTCTCCCGAGCACCAGAAGCTCGTCCAGGAATCCGCCCAGGCGGCAGCGGAGCATAACAGGGCCTACGACAATGAAAAGGAAGCCGAATGGCTCCAGTTCCTCAAGGACAAGGGCATGGAAGTCACCGAGCCTGATCTCTCCCTGTTCAGGGAAGCGGTCAAGCCCGTGTACGAAAAATACGAAGAGCAGTTCGGCAAAGACCTTGTCGAGGCCATCCTTGCCGTGAAGTAG
- the gpt gene encoding xanthine phosphoribosyltransferase produces the protein MFGVSSERYHKTYPISWEQIHRDCKALAWRLVGLAKWERIIGIARGGLVPAAIIARELNIRLVDTVCVSSYTIRNQGEISVLKEIRGDGEGWLIIDDLVDTGKTARVVREMLPKAHFAAVYAKPEGRPFVDTFITEVSQDTWILFPWDAETSYAKPIAEQQ, from the coding sequence ATGTTCGGCGTGTCCAGCGAACGGTATCACAAGACATACCCCATTTCATGGGAGCAGATCCACAGGGACTGCAAGGCCCTTGCCTGGCGCCTGGTGGGTCTGGCCAAATGGGAGAGAATCATAGGCATTGCCAGGGGAGGGCTCGTCCCCGCCGCTATCATCGCCAGGGAACTGAATATCCGGCTGGTGGACACGGTCTGTGTGTCAAGCTACACTATCCGGAACCAGGGAGAGATTTCCGTTCTCAAGGAAATCCGGGGGGACGGGGAAGGATGGCTCATCATCGACGACCTGGTGGACACTGGAAAAACGGCCAGGGTCGTCCGGGAAATGCTGCCGAAGGCCCACTTCGCCGCCGTGTACGCCAAGCCGGAAGGGCGCCCCTTCGTGGACACGTTCATCACGGAAGTCAGCCAGGACACCTGGATACTCTTCCCGTGGGACGCGGAAACCTCCTACGCCAAGCCCATCGCCGAACAGCAGTAA
- a CDS encoding ABC transporter ATP-binding protein, whose amino-acid sequence MNQRKPLVRMEKITKRFAGVTANHDVDFDVRPGEVHALLGENGAGKSTLMNILYGLYRPDSGSLFIEGKELAFSSPGDARKAGIGMVHQHFMLIPSQTVWENMILGLDGLPCILPKNDIRDKISSLSSKYGLRVDPDASIWQLSIGEQQRVAILQMLFRQANILILDEPTAVLTPQEAEHLFETVRQMTSEGHGVVFISHKMDEVMGLSQRVTILRKGKLVGTVETSATSKEQLAEMMVGQKMIYSISKPPLAPGDPVLECASVCALGDRGFPAVNHATFMVRQREILGIAGVAGNGQQELCETLVGLRKVESGTIRVNSREMTNALPKDFISQGVHYVPADRKGTGLVPNMNVSENSILKRYWNRPVSRGLFLNWKEVFAFARELVSRFNVSTPSMETPVRNLSGGNLQKLMLGRELSDSPAALLAVHPTWGLDVAATKFVRDQLLLHRERGGAVLLVSEDLEELIALSDRLAVMCKGEIMGILDSPSSVPVEIIGLMMAGTPLAKLEKCEGGTVR is encoded by the coding sequence ATGAATCAACGCAAGCCGCTGGTGCGCATGGAAAAGATCACGAAGCGGTTCGCCGGCGTAACGGCAAACCACGACGTGGATTTCGACGTGCGCCCCGGAGAAGTCCACGCTCTTCTCGGAGAAAACGGCGCGGGGAAATCCACGCTCATGAATATTCTCTACGGCTTGTACCGTCCGGACAGCGGCTCTCTCTTCATCGAAGGAAAGGAGTTGGCCTTCTCATCCCCCGGGGACGCCCGCAAAGCAGGGATCGGCATGGTTCACCAGCACTTCATGCTCATTCCAAGCCAGACGGTATGGGAAAACATGATCCTCGGCCTTGACGGGCTCCCCTGCATCCTGCCCAAGAACGACATACGGGACAAAATCTCCTCCCTCTCGTCGAAATACGGCCTCAGGGTGGACCCCGACGCAAGCATCTGGCAGCTCTCCATAGGGGAGCAGCAGCGGGTGGCAATTCTCCAGATGCTCTTCCGGCAGGCGAACATCCTCATCCTCGACGAGCCTACGGCGGTGCTCACCCCCCAGGAGGCGGAGCACCTCTTCGAGACCGTGCGGCAGATGACCTCCGAGGGCCACGGTGTCGTGTTCATCTCCCACAAGATGGACGAGGTCATGGGCCTGTCGCAGAGGGTGACCATCCTCAGGAAGGGAAAACTCGTCGGCACGGTGGAAACCTCAGCCACGTCCAAGGAGCAGCTCGCCGAGATGATGGTGGGACAGAAAATGATCTACTCCATAAGCAAACCCCCGCTCGCCCCCGGCGACCCGGTCCTTGAATGCGCCTCCGTCTGTGCCCTCGGCGACAGGGGTTTTCCAGCCGTAAATCATGCCACATTCATGGTACGCCAGCGGGAAATTCTCGGCATAGCGGGAGTGGCCGGAAACGGACAGCAGGAATTGTGCGAAACGCTCGTGGGCCTGCGGAAAGTCGAATCGGGAACCATTCGGGTCAACAGCCGGGAGATGACCAACGCCCTGCCGAAGGATTTCATAAGCCAGGGCGTCCATTACGTTCCCGCCGACAGGAAGGGAACGGGCCTTGTTCCAAACATGAACGTGAGCGAAAATTCCATTCTGAAGCGGTACTGGAACCGCCCGGTGTCCCGGGGACTCTTCCTGAACTGGAAGGAAGTGTTTGCCTTCGCCCGGGAGCTTGTCTCCAGGTTCAACGTGAGTACCCCGTCCATGGAAACACCGGTCCGCAACCTCTCCGGGGGAAACCTGCAGAAACTCATGCTGGGAAGGGAACTGAGCGATTCCCCCGCCGCCCTGCTTGCGGTCCATCCCACCTGGGGACTCGACGTGGCTGCCACCAAGTTCGTCAGGGATCAGCTTCTTCTCCACCGGGAACGGGGAGGAGCAGTCCTTCTCGTGTCCGAGGACCTGGAGGAACTTATCGCCCTGAGCGACAGGCTTGCGGTGATGTGCAAGGGCGAAATCATGGGAATTCTTGATTCCCCTTCCTCGGTGCCGGTGGAGATCATCGGCCTGATGATGGCGGGTACACCCCTTGCGAAACTGGAAAAGTGCGAAGGAGGGACCGTCCGGTGA
- a CDS encoding TRAP transporter small permease: MNEVSEVVLFGMILAMIAVTTLQIVCRIFFDALIWSEELTTYLLVASSLLGAAVGFKRGSHIAVTFLVNKLPEFLRKAVSFFVQCLGVFFFAVVAFYGAELMKSEAMQTTPAMGISMTWVYIMYPVIGGIILLHLIAGFGDILGRR; the protein is encoded by the coding sequence GTGAATGAGGTCAGCGAGGTCGTCCTCTTCGGAATGATTCTCGCCATGATTGCTGTGACCACCCTCCAGATAGTCTGCCGCATCTTTTTCGACGCCCTCATCTGGTCCGAGGAGCTCACCACCTATCTACTCGTCGCGTCATCCCTTCTCGGCGCGGCCGTGGGCTTTAAAAGAGGGTCCCATATTGCCGTGACCTTTCTGGTCAATAAACTCCCTGAATTCCTCAGAAAAGCCGTCTCCTTTTTCGTCCAGTGCCTGGGCGTGTTTTTCTTTGCGGTCGTCGCCTTCTACGGCGCCGAACTCATGAAAAGCGAGGCCATGCAGACCACTCCTGCCATGGGAATCTCCATGACGTGGGTCTACATCATGTATCCCGTGATCGGGGGCATCATACTGCTGCATCTTATCGCCGGATTCGGCGATATCCTGGGGAGGCGCTGA
- a CDS encoding TRAP transporter large permease, giving the protein MGLVLAGSFIVFMVLGVPVGLAIGAAGLLVVLLSGFPLAMIPQTMFSGNESFALVAVPFFVLAGDILAKGGISERIVAFAEATLGRFRGGLSIVSTVASMFIAAISGSGAATTAAVGSALLPQLKKKGYDVDFSAALIAASGTIGVVIPPSVPMVLYAVIAGISVAKLFMAGFVPGFLMGMGLIAYSMYVARKRGYPAAEATTGRQKWKLFLEASWGLLTPVIILGGIFSGFFTPSEAAAIAVDYSLIVAFFIYRSMDFKKFYRLVVGAGVTSSLIMFIIATSKLFGWGLAFYEIPEAVARVFLGFAGGNTILIYLMITVIILLAGMFMETASALIILTPIFLPTVIQVGGNLVHFGVLISIGLAIGMATPPVAINIYVASAITGLPIEQISKPIVPMVAVLIGVLILVTYVPSIILSLPLLVWGPAGI; this is encoded by the coding sequence ATGGGACTTGTTCTTGCAGGCAGCTTCATAGTCTTCATGGTGCTGGGTGTTCCGGTAGGGCTCGCCATAGGGGCCGCAGGCCTCCTCGTCGTGCTGCTGAGCGGTTTCCCCCTGGCCATGATTCCCCAGACCATGTTCTCGGGCAACGAATCCTTCGCCCTGGTGGCCGTTCCCTTTTTTGTCCTTGCCGGGGATATCCTTGCCAAGGGAGGCATTTCCGAGCGTATCGTCGCCTTCGCCGAAGCCACCCTCGGCAGGTTCCGGGGAGGGCTCTCCATCGTCTCCACGGTGGCATCCATGTTCATCGCCGCCATCTCGGGGTCCGGGGCAGCCACCACGGCCGCCGTGGGCTCCGCCCTGCTTCCCCAGCTCAAGAAAAAGGGGTACGACGTGGACTTTTCAGCAGCACTCATTGCCGCGTCGGGAACCATCGGCGTGGTTATTCCCCCGAGCGTCCCCATGGTGCTCTATGCCGTCATCGCTGGAATATCGGTGGCCAAACTCTTCATGGCGGGCTTTGTGCCCGGTTTCCTCATGGGGATGGGCCTTATCGCGTACTCCATGTACGTCGCCAGAAAGAGGGGGTATCCTGCGGCGGAGGCCACCACTGGCAGACAGAAATGGAAGCTCTTTCTGGAAGCATCCTGGGGACTCCTCACTCCCGTGATCATCCTCGGCGGCATCTTTTCGGGCTTTTTCACCCCGTCGGAGGCGGCGGCCATCGCGGTTGACTATTCCCTGATAGTGGCCTTTTTCATCTACAGATCCATGGACTTCAAAAAGTTCTACAGGCTCGTGGTGGGAGCCGGCGTTACGTCATCCCTCATCATGTTCATCATCGCCACCTCGAAGCTTTTCGGGTGGGGGCTGGCCTTCTACGAAATTCCCGAGGCCGTGGCCCGCGTGTTCCTCGGATTCGCCGGGGGCAACACGATCCTCATTTACCTGATGATCACCGTGATCATCCTCCTGGCCGGCATGTTCATGGAGACCGCCTCGGCCCTCATCATCCTGACACCCATCTTCCTTCCCACGGTCATCCAGGTGGGCGGCAACCTTGTCCATTTCGGCGTCCTCATCTCCATCGGCCTTGCCATCGGCATGGCCACTCCGCCCGTGGCCATAAACATTTATGTCGCCAGCGCCATCACCGGCCTTCCCATCGAGCAGATCAGCAAACCCATCGTTCCCATGGTGGCGGTGCTTATAGGGGTCCTGATCCTGGTGACCTACGTTCCGTCCATCATCCTGTCCCTCCCGCTGCTCGTCTGGGGACCGGCCGGAATCTGA
- a CDS encoding cupin domain-containing protein: MTCSKCHAGRLKDIPQAHDAVQPAGIERRIVFAPGKFWDDYVARFFTVEKGAQTPFHTHDWPHYVLIMGGSCDARIDGETYRLEGGCWAHVPSGVEHNFTNTGDSPLEFVCIVPPKGDPAGTRKA, from the coding sequence ATGACCTGTTCCAAATGCCACGCCGGCAGACTGAAAGACATCCCGCAGGCTCACGATGCGGTCCAGCCTGCGGGAATAGAGCGGCGGATCGTCTTCGCGCCGGGGAAATTCTGGGACGATTACGTAGCCCGCTTTTTCACCGTTGAAAAGGGAGCCCAGACCCCCTTCCACACCCACGACTGGCCTCACTACGTGCTTATTATGGGGGGCTCCTGCGACGCCAGGATCGACGGCGAGACCTACCGGCTGGAAGGCGGCTGCTGGGCCCATGTTCCGTCCGGCGTGGAGCACAACTTCACCAATACGGGCGACTCGCCCCTCGAATTCGTCTGCATCGTTCCCCCCAAGGGAGATCCCGCAGGCACCCGGAAGGCGTGA
- a CDS encoding ABC transporter permease translates to MRIKIEPRLTSTWKLSVAIPFFSLAAAIISGGVFLHFMGVSPLQAYRAILTSALGDGYGLSETVVKAIPLIMAGIAVMLSFTMLIWNIGAEGQIFMGAIAATAMVRFFYSDNRTVMLLLMFLAAAVAGGLWAAIAGYFRAKWNVNEIITTLMLNYVAMNFLNYFVFGPWRDPSSLGFPMTPPFPDSARLPVFWGTRIHGGLVLALLLPLLFWVILRFTRWGYEIRVMGENPKAAGFAGMSYLKNVVLVMFISGAIAGIAGMCELSGLQGRLQHGFSGGYGFTAIIVAWLARLHPIAIIFVSFLMGILLVGGETLQIVMRLPLSSVMVLQGLILFFVLGGEFFRKYTLRIIPAKDTPHKEGA, encoded by the coding sequence GTGAGAATCAAGATCGAACCCCGGCTGACTTCGACTTGGAAACTTTCCGTCGCCATCCCCTTTTTCTCCCTTGCTGCGGCGATCATTTCGGGGGGAGTGTTCCTCCATTTCATGGGAGTCTCCCCCCTCCAGGCGTACCGGGCTATTCTCACATCGGCCCTGGGAGACGGCTACGGCCTCAGCGAAACGGTGGTAAAGGCCATTCCGCTGATCATGGCGGGCATCGCTGTTATGCTCTCCTTCACCATGCTCATCTGGAACATCGGCGCCGAAGGGCAGATCTTCATGGGCGCCATAGCCGCCACGGCCATGGTCCGGTTCTTCTATAGCGACAACAGGACCGTCATGCTCCTGCTCATGTTTCTTGCCGCAGCGGTTGCAGGCGGTCTCTGGGCGGCCATAGCGGGATATTTCAGGGCAAAATGGAACGTGAACGAGATCATCACCACCCTGATGCTCAACTACGTGGCCATGAACTTCCTCAACTATTTCGTCTTCGGCCCCTGGAGAGATCCATCGAGCCTGGGTTTCCCCATGACGCCTCCCTTCCCCGATTCAGCCAGACTGCCCGTCTTCTGGGGCACCCGCATTCACGGTGGGCTCGTCCTGGCGCTCCTTCTTCCCCTCCTTTTCTGGGTCATTCTGAGGTTCACCCGATGGGGGTATGAAATCAGGGTCATGGGGGAAAACCCGAAAGCGGCGGGATTCGCCGGAATGAGTTACCTGAAGAACGTGGTCCTCGTCATGTTCATCTCAGGGGCCATAGCGGGAATCGCTGGGATGTGCGAGCTTTCGGGACTCCAGGGAAGGCTTCAGCACGGCTTCTCGGGCGGGTACGGCTTCACCGCCATCATAGTGGCATGGCTCGCCCGGCTCCACCCCATCGCCATCATTTTCGTGTCCTTCCTCATGGGGATCCTGCTCGTGGGGGGCGAAACGCTCCAGATCGTCATGAGGCTCCCCCTCTCGAGCGTCATGGTGCTCCAGGGCCTGATCCTGTTCTTCGTCCTCGGCGGGGAATTCTTCCGGAAATACACCCTGAGGATCATCCCTGCGAAAGATACTCCTCACAAGGAGGGGGCATAA
- the ilvD gene encoding dihydroxy-acid dehydratase → MRSDKAKTGPERAPHRSLLKASGYTDWEISRPWVGVVNPYNAIIPGHVHLNRITEGVKAAVYAFGGFPLEFPVIGVCDGIAMNHEGMKFSLPSRELIMDSIEIMVRAHALDALVLVTNCDKIIPGMAMAAFSLNIPTVMISGGPMLAGVSGGKDVDLSNIFEAVGKRVAGLMTDDELRAIEDTTCPTCGSCAGMFTANTMNCMIEALGLALPGNGTIPAVYSARDRLAKEAGRHIMMLVEKDIRPKDIVTAKSFANAVAVDMALGGSTNTALHLPALAHAAGIPLSLDQFEEASRKTPHICSMSPGGNHHIQDLFAAGGVQAVMARLLEGGLIDGTPLTVTGRTVEENLRGVRVFDDNVIRPLENPYHAQGGLAILKGNLAPEGSVVKQSAVDPSMLKHSGPARVFDSEEAASEAILARKINDGDVVVIRYEGPKGGPGMREMLGPTSSLAGMGMDKTVALITDGRFSGASRGASIGHVSPEAAAGGNIALVQEGDTIEIDIPSRSLHLAVPDEELEKRRAAWKPAESVTDSLFLERYRSVVTSGSRGAVFGK, encoded by the coding sequence ATGCGGAGCGACAAAGCGAAAACGGGTCCGGAAAGGGCTCCTCACCGGTCCCTGCTGAAGGCTTCGGGATATACCGACTGGGAGATCAGCCGTCCCTGGGTCGGTGTGGTCAATCCTTACAATGCCATCATCCCCGGCCACGTCCACCTGAACAGGATCACCGAGGGCGTGAAGGCTGCCGTATACGCCTTCGGAGGGTTCCCTCTCGAGTTTCCCGTGATCGGCGTCTGTGACGGCATCGCCATGAACCACGAGGGGATGAAGTTTTCCCTCCCGAGCAGGGAACTCATCATGGATTCCATCGAGATCATGGTCAGGGCCCACGCCCTGGATGCCCTTGTCCTTGTCACGAACTGCGACAAGATCATTCCCGGCATGGCCATGGCGGCCTTTTCCCTGAACATCCCCACGGTCATGATCAGCGGAGGCCCCATGCTCGCCGGAGTCAGCGGCGGGAAAGACGTGGACCTCAGCAACATCTTCGAGGCTGTCGGAAAGAGGGTCGCCGGCCTGATGACCGACGACGAACTTCGGGCCATTGAGGATACCACCTGCCCCACCTGCGGCTCCTGTGCGGGGATGTTCACCGCCAACACCATGAACTGCATGATCGAGGCACTGGGGCTCGCCCTTCCCGGCAACGGGACCATACCGGCGGTCTATTCCGCCAGGGACCGGCTCGCCAAGGAAGCCGGGCGGCACATCATGATGCTTGTCGAGAAGGATATCCGGCCGAAGGACATCGTCACCGCTAAATCCTTCGCCAACGCCGTGGCCGTGGACATGGCGCTCGGCGGCTCCACAAACACCGCCCTCCACCTTCCGGCCCTGGCCCATGCGGCGGGGATACCGCTCAGCCTTGACCAATTCGAGGAAGCGAGCAGGAAGACACCCCACATCTGCAGCATGAGCCCGGGGGGAAACCATCACATCCAGGATCTTTTCGCGGCCGGAGGAGTGCAGGCCGTCATGGCCCGCCTTCTCGAGGGAGGGCTGATCGACGGAACGCCTCTAACCGTAACGGGACGGACCGTGGAAGAAAACCTTCGGGGAGTCCGGGTTTTTGACGACAATGTCATCCGGCCCCTGGAGAACCCCTATCATGCCCAGGGGGGGCTGGCCATCCTGAAGGGCAACCTCGCTCCCGAAGGAAGCGTGGTGAAACAGTCCGCCGTGGACCCCTCCATGCTGAAGCACTCCGGCCCTGCCCGGGTATTCGACAGCGAGGAAGCGGCAAGCGAGGCCATTCTTGCACGGAAGATCAACGACGGCGACGTGGTGGTCATAAGGTACGAGGGACCCAAGGGAGGCCCCGGAATGCGGGAGATGCTCGGGCCCACCTCGTCCCTGGCGGGGATGGGAATGGACAAGACCGTGGCGCTCATCACCGACGGGCGCTTTTCGGGGGCGTCGAGGGGCGCATCCATCGGCCACGTCTCTCCGGAAGCGGCCGCCGGCGGAAACATCGCCCTCGTGCAGGAAGGCGATACCATCGAAATCGATATTCCCTCCCGGTCGCTGCACCTCGCGGTGCCGGACGAAGAGCTGGAGAAGAGACGGGCTGCCTGGAAACCCGCTGAAAGCGTTACGGACAGCCTGTTCCTCGAAAGGTACCGGAGTGTTGTCACTTCGGGCTCCAGGGGGGCCGTATTCGGCAAGTAG